TTTGCCTTACGCTGCTTGGCCGTCATCGTCCGGCGCCTCGAGGCTGATGCGTCCGAATACGCCGTCGTTGAACGCCTTGATGTACGACCGCGCCGCGTTGTATTCGTCGACCTCCCCGCCGCGCCGGACGAATCCGCGCGCACCGGCGAAGGTCGCAAGATCCGGGACGTTCGTTCGGCCGTTGCCGCGAACGAGCAGCCAACGATGGAATTCGGCGCAGACTTCGCAGGGATCGTAACGTTCGCGCGGCACCGCGCCGATCAAAGCGAGCTTCCATTGCGCTTGCGCTCCTTCGATCTTCGGCACGAGGATGCCCGGTGTATCCATCAATTCGATCTTCGGCGCCAAGCGAAACCATTGTAGCGCTCGCGTGACTCCGGCTCGGTCTTCGGTCTTGGCCGCTCCCCGGCGCAAGAGACCGTTGATGATCGACGATTTGCCCGAATTCGGCACCCCGACGACGATTGCGCGCGAAATGCCCGTGCGCTCCTTGGCTTGCGCGGTGAGCGCCGCGAGGATGCGGGAGACGCTCTGTTGATTGCGCGCTTCGACCGCGATCGCTTCGCGTTCGCGCTGTGCGAACCACTCGATCCAGCGGCTGGTTATCGCGGGGTCCGCCAAATCATCGCGGCTGAGCACAACGATGCGCGATCGTTCGCCGGCCAAGCGGTCGAGCATGGGGTTCGTATCGCTGCGCGCCGCGCGCCCATCGATCACTTCGATCACGATATCGATTAATTTGAGATAATCGGCGATCCGGCGCATCGACCGGACCATGTGTCCGGGATACCACTGGACGACTTTGTCGAGCTGCCCGCTCACAGCGCGCCGATCGAGCCGAGCGGCCATACGCCCGCCACCGCCTTGCCCATGAGTTCCGCGTCCGGTACCGGGCCGAATGCGCGCGAGTCCTCGCTCACCGCGCGATTATCGCCGAGCACGTAGACGCTGCCGGCCGGCACGGTAACCTCGGGCAGGCTGCGGTCGTCGCGGAATTGGACGTAGGGCTCTTCCAGCCGTGCGCCGTTGAGATACACCGTACCGTGGTCGATCCGAATGCGATCGCCGGGCAAACCGACGACCCGCTTGATGTAGAGCTCCGGCGTAACGGAGTCGTGCCTAAAGGCGACGATGTCGCCGCGTGACGGCTTGCCGAATCGATACGCCAGCGTGT
The DNA window shown above is from Candidatus Baltobacteraceae bacterium and carries:
- the lepB gene encoding signal peptidase I, whose translation is MVRFVQLRSLASIALQLAILCVLIAATLFVRLPQVSGPSMAPHISSGEFVIINTLAYRFGKPSRGDIVAFRHDSVTPELYIKRVVGLPGDRIRIDHGTVYLNGARLEEPYVQFRDDRSLPEVTVPAGSVYVLGDNRAVSEDSRAFGPVPDAELMGKAVAGVWPLGSIGAL
- the ylqF gene encoding ribosome biogenesis GTPase YlqF, whose product is MSGQLDKVVQWYPGHMVRSMRRIADYLKLIDIVIEVIDGRAARSDTNPMLDRLAGERSRIVVLSRDDLADPAITSRWIEWFAQREREAIAVEARNQQSVSRILAALTAQAKERTGISRAIVVGVPNSGKSSIINGLLRRGAAKTEDRAGVTRALQWFRLAPKIELMDTPGILVPKIEGAQAQWKLALIGAVPRERYDPCEVCAEFHRWLLVRGNGRTNVPDLATFAGARGFVRRGGEVDEYNAARSYIKAFNDGVFGRISLEAPDDDGQAA